The Pseudomonas sp. B21-023 genomic interval GGTATCCGTGCCCTGTTGCCCTGATCAATGGCAGATCGAGGCTGCATACACCCGGTGCCGGCAACTCACCATGCAAGGCTGTCGACCAGCCTTCGGCACTACCGCTCCACTTCGTACAGGGCAGATCAGAATCGGCGCGCACAAAAGTGGCACCGTCGAGCGCGAGCGTAATTTCACCGGGTTCACTCTGGCGACTGATCACCAGCGCACTGCCATCTCCAACGCGAAGCCAAAAGCGCTGCCCAAATCGCTCCTTCAGCACTACCTCCAACCAGAGAAGTGCCGCCGCAGTGTGCCAAGACATGAGTTCGCGCATCAACCGGCCCTAATAGTCCTTATGAATTGAAGGGTTCTTATGACTCTGGAATTGGTCTTGCTGATCACCGAGTACGGCGCCTGAGTGGCACCAAATCCACGGAAAAAACGCTCGACCGGCTCGATCATTGAGCCTTCAAAATCAAATTTTCTGGTGACAGTGGCGGCAAATTGGATGGCATGCCACATGCATAGGCTGGTCGCTCCACTGTTACGTAGGTCCGGATCACCACCACCGAGCAGATAATAGGCACTATTGCTGTCCCAGAGAATAAATACGCCAGCATGCTCCCGACCTTGGTCATCGACAGCCACAAACAGCTTGCAGGCATTTTGCGCCATCGCCGCCGCGTGAATTCCCAACGCTACTTCACTGGAGTATGGGACCTGCAGCGACTGGCGGTCGAAGACCTTCTTGTTCAACGCAAGGAAACTTTCAAACGAGCAATCGGTCCGCACCTTAACAGCAAATTTTTTTTCGGCTTTTCTGATGTCGGTTCGAATATTCGTGTCGAAGCCGCTCCATATGGCCTCCAGGTCGTCCAACTGCTCAATTCGGTAGGTGTAGCGCGTACTTTGCTCGTAACCCAACCAATACAGAGGCAGCCAATTGTTGCGCTCACAGTACCAATTCTGTTTGTATTGGGCATAGGCGGGCAGCGACTGATAGAGACCCTGCAGAAGATTTTTTTCCTTGGCCAAACGACGAGCACTTCTGGCCTCACCTGAACGCAGCCAAGGCCCGAGATGCGGCGTCAATATCGGCTGGCCGATAAGCCTCAAACCAAAACGCATGCGTGTGACATAGGGAAGCGACGCGACTATGACACCCTCGTGTTCGAGCAAAGCAACGTCCCACGCATCGCCAGCAACTGCATCCAACCACCAGGCCTGGCTGAATAAAGGAATTCTCAACTCCTGTGAG includes:
- a CDS encoding GNAT family N-acetyltransferase is translated as MSTNRDKYRALCSQELRIPLFSQAWWLDAVAGDAWDVALLEHEGVIVASLPYVTRMRFGLRLIGQPILTPHLGPWLRSGEARSARRLAKEKNLLQGLYQSLPAYAQYKQNWYCERNNWLPLYWLGYEQSTRYTYRIEQLDDLEAIWSGFDTNIRTDIRKAEKKFAVKVRTDCSFESFLALNKKVFDRQSLQVPYSSEVALGIHAAAMAQNACKLFVAVDDQGREHAGVFILWDSNSAYYLLGGGDPDLRNSGATSLCMWHAIQFAATVTRKFDFEGSMIEPVERFFRGFGATQAPYSVISKTNSRVIRTLQFIRTIRAG